The Topomyia yanbarensis strain Yona2022 chromosome 3, ASM3024719v1, whole genome shotgun sequence nucleotide sequence ctttgtggaagactgtggagctctatctttcatcagtaaaaagtttattttcgtattttagataaattagaaccaccctaataaatattccaacaaaaagaagcatcttctgatgtacacaaattcatcctaagacatgatacgtctaaattatacaggtttgtcagaaagtaaaaattcctcctaaattagcgatctggaccactgtgcactggtatCAATGGTATACAAATATgttctgaattaaaaactattaaATGTTTAATCTTTTATTTAGATTATAGTTGTTTCACTACAGTCTAAGAATGACTGCATTATTTTAATTAAGAATAATAAGACGATCGGTATACTATGAATACCATAATTTCGAAGCACATCCGAAAACAATCAGTCCAGCTTCATATAAGTATTACGTAGAAAAAGCTCTCTATCTAAATAACTAACATTTCTTATAGATTTAATAAACCATCATATGCTTTAATCCGTTAAATATTTCTTATACATTTATCAAAGTGTCCTATACATTTCATTGGACCACCCAATGTTAATATGATAATTATCAGATAGTTATATGGTGCGCTGATAGATTTGGGTCTGACACTGGAATTTAAATGTTATATGGAAACCTGATAGAATTGAATTTGTGAGGAATGCTACATTCAACATGATATCCATATAAGTTTGATATACTTTTGAAAGTCTAATGTAGCAATCATTGGAAATTCCAATAGTGCTGAGTTATATGAATATCATATAATATGGATGTAGCGATTCCGCTCAGtgcagtctatcgggtctaagtgtctgtgttGAAAACTCTGCAAGTAttaaaaacacagttctaaacgtgctttaaaatcaacaacaaatagaacggcgtcgtataacagttttaaattttaaaacaaaactgctcgaaattataaaacaaaacgctctgctggggatgtgactgttttagttccagttctactttgaaactcctatacaaaataaaacgctcctgaacatgtcctaatatttattgttttatgattgtttgtagggtaaatgctattgtaaaattctatccgggtgaTGCACGAaagatgcttgatgatgtttacaacaccGTTAAACCCATCCACCTAGGGGAGGGCTTTATGCGCCTGtataaatggcaaaaaaatgtacagtcgtgattcgctggttgggccacaccactgtccaactaacgaatttgattcgttagttggaccgactgacagaagtcaaaaactctccaaaggagacgttagtagtgtagttgcatctattcacatctctaataattgtcagatcgattgtcaaagtaaatttgacataacaTTTTGACAtttagatgctttttagttggattcAGTAGATTTAATATACAGTCgtaattcgctggttggacattttttaactggaccgcattttagttggacctccgctagttggaccattgtccaactaaaaagcatctgaatgtcaaaatcttacgtcaaatttactttgacaatcaatctgacaattattagagatgtgaatagatgcaattacactactaacgtctcctttggagtttttgacatctgtcagtcggtccaactaacgaatcaaattcgttagttggacagaggtgtggcccaaccagcgaatcacgactgtagtttATTTTATAAACCACTACTAAGTGATCTTTGTTTATCGTATGGAATTTATTTaaccaattctcgacaaacatatgattacggcttaaaagccaactgccataattcactttgagtggaaattctggacaaaccgttactcaccaatcacagatgttggtagtaaacaaaagagaaaagttttctctttcataaactgcaTTGAGCTGTGTTAGGTTTGTAGCGGTTTTTCCGGAGTTTCCTTTCaaacagaattttgacagttggcttttacgccgtaatcatatgtttgtcaagAATTCGTTTGTTATCAGCACACGTTTTCCTCCACACCTTTTACATCAAGCTCAGTTTTCGCCTTTAAAACTGGAAATGTCGAACTCGCTTGtccatttaaaaaataactttttattgtgCGTCTTGTGTCGGTTGTGGTTTACCCCCTTTGTTTTTCAGATCTTTCCTTTCTCTGACACTTATCAAAAACTCATTATAATCAgatcaaaaaacatgaaaaaaactttgttttaaTTGCGTATAATTTACGTTGATAGTTATTTACTAATTGTGCTGGCTTATTCACAAATAGCAAATAACTATAGTATTATACTAGAAAATTAATAGACTGAATTTCTTACCTGTAGGGAAGTACACTCCATTATGATGTTTGCTATGAATGCATCATCCAGCTTGGAGTAAACTGGAACCAGCTGCGTAGGATCGTCAGCCATACAGGTGCGACACAAATCCATCGTTTCCCGGTGCCGTTTTTGTTCGTGTTTTCAGCCGGAAAGTGTTAATTTGATCAAAAGTTCAACTTATTGCTATCActgaaatatttttcactgtGGTTTACGAGGCAGATGTAAATACaccacaattttcatgaatgaaatgGAGAGCAGGGCGACCAGATTGTATCGCTTGATATCGTTATGATTTTGCTTCAGTATTTTAGGTTGTCAGCCGTATATGgatcctgttttaaaaaaaatctaaaataaagaTTACAAAATACAGAGGAAACGAATCGAACATATTTAAAATGGCGTATAAATATCGGCGGGTTTTGTTGGTAGGAATAGGAAAAGATTggtagttttgttttgtctttgttGTTGGTAAATCGGCAGGTAAACTAAAAATACCGTAACACCTAGAACGGGATTTGTGGAAAGatgttttctgttcattttatctttcGTATTACATAGATTCGCATTCTGTCTCATATATTTTAAACTGATTGGTGGCATTTAACATTAACGTCCAATTTCTCAACTTCAATGAAAACGATTTTCGGCCAACTGTTAACCAGCCATTTGAGAACTGCGGGTTTCAACGGAAACCGAGTTTCATCCAATGAAGAAAATGGCTGTAAATATTTACGTATTCATGAGTCCCGACCTAGCGTCATGCAGTCGTGATTCGCCCGTTGGGCCGCATATTTTGTCCatataacgaatttgattccCTAGTTGAACCGACTGGCAAATGCCAAAAAAAGACGTTAGCAGTAGATTTATTATCACAGCAatattaacatgagaatttgGCATTCAGAAACTTTTTAGTTGGACTTCCAGCAAACGAAAAAagtggtccagttaaaaagtgatcAAACAGCGTATAACGAACCGTACTACTAATATATTCGTAGATATGGCAACACTGTTTTTGGTCAGAAGTCATCTCTCTTtcgtttttctttaatttttctcaattttcagcattttttgtcATAGCGTCAATTGACAGATTCAGTTcttcaaataacaaaaaatgttCACCGTGCTGAACGTTGCCGATTGACTCTCGCGTAGACGAAAAAGATCCggcaagtttgtttacaaacattTTGTGTGAAATTATTATCAAAGTTATTTAGTTAGCGAAAGTTACAGTAAGAATATTGTGTTATTTAGTGGAGTAGTACCTACGTTCTTGGTTTGATTAGAAgattttgttgaagaaatgaATATTTGTCGGACGTGTATGGCTAACACCAAAGCTGAACTGGTGCCAATTTTCTCCAAGTTGGAAGGTGAATTTATTGCAAACGTTATCGTGGATTGCAGTTCCGTCACGGTAAGATGTTATTACCCGTATGGTTCTGAAATATTAGAAATTGgctaccctaataaaaaaaaatatacacgaacTTCAACCCATATAGTCccacgattccacatattgcttggatgataccctgaacaggtcgttaggctcttaaatcgtacgatgtttattagggtacATGGACCGCGATCCTATCCATCTTTCAATAGacataaataaaaaacagtCTTATGGCGGGGAAACaatacattaaaaaatatttattcgaGTTATCGTTTTTGAAATAAACTTGTTATTTATTGTATTCGAAATAAACTGcttaaatttggatttttttttattacaagtCTCTGAAAATCTTCGGCGCATCAAAACGCACAATAAAAAGCAGCAAATTCACTTTTTGAGTTCTTTTGATATGGGACGTTCTTGTACGGATCACCCCTTACCTAAATCGGGTTTCTCGAAGCCTCTTGTTCTTCCGACTTTTATTTTAGGTCACTTAATATTAAGAACAGCTTTTAGATGTCATCTGATGATCGAGATCTGTGTTCTGAAATATTGcttgtatttttgtttcaataCCGTCCACTTACAGATCATCGAAGACGACGGCTTGCCGGCGTTCGTGTGCACAGAATGTTTGTTAAACATTAAACAAATTCTCGTTTTTGCAAAGAAAGCACGTGAATCAGACCAGAAATTACGGCAGCTGTTCAAGTCGGAGGTATCGTTGACCGATTTTGAGAAGCAGGAACCAAATGAGGCAGGTGAGCGGCGCGAATCCGACTGGTTCGATGTGCTGGTAACACCGATCAAAACTGAAGAAACAGCAGCGTCGGAACATGCTTACGGCTCTAGCCAGGAAGTGGGAAATGAGTCTGAATTTGAAGATTTCGATGATGGGAATGATAGTGATTGGGTAAATAATGATGAAATGGATTCAGATGATGATTTACCTTTGGCGAAAAGCATTATCAAAGCCAAACGAAAGAGTGTAAAATCTGCGAAATCGGAACAGGACAATGAGGTAAAACAGGTTAGGCCCACCAAGAAGAAACGACCAGTCAAGATTGATTCTGACgaagatgatgatgacgatgatgatgaaaaTTTCCCAGAAGATGATATTCTGGATGAAAAAGAGCAGGAAATGTTCGAGCTGGTGGTTATAGACCCGGCTAGGCATATTTGCTGTCTTTGTTCTTACGACTTTGATACTCGCGATGAACTAGAAGCACACGGAAAAGCAGCACACGAGAAAAAGAAACGAATAAGTAAAATCAACAAACCATTTTTTTGTCAGGTGTGTTACAAGCGATACTGTTCGGAGGATGCGCTGCAGGATCATCATATAGTAGCAGCAGGACTGGCTTCGAAAAAATTCTACCAGTGTAAACTCTGCCCGGTTCGGTTCCATTCCGCTAAACGAAGACGAAATCATGCCCATAATCATCCAAAATCTACCTTGGTCGAAGAACACTCGGATACAAAAAACAAACGCCCACCAATATGTTGTGGTCCGAATTGCTACCGGGAATGTGAATCAGTTGATGAACTTTACAAACATGGCATGAAAGTGCACGGTTCTAAAAAACGTTCAGTTGTTGACCCAGCTTTACCCCACGAATGCCCAATCTGCTTCAAATGCTTTGAAACCAAGAAATCACTGGCTAGGCATCGAAATAGAATACTCACCTCGGATCTGCATCAGTGCACCATGTGCGGAAAGCAATTAAAATCCCGTAATTCGCTCGTCATTCATGAGCGAAAGCACCGCGATGAGCGGCCGTATTCGTGTGAAATGTGCGCCAAACGATTCCCTACGATGCAGGCTCTAAAGTGGCACCAATTGGTACACAAGGAGGACAAACCGTTTGGTTGTAATATTTGCGGTTGGAGCTTTAAGCGGGAATGTAACCTCAAGATTCACATGCTGACGCACTCGGACACGCTTCCATTCAAGTGTACGGTGTGCCAGAAATCGTTTAAGGTAAGTGAGCTTTTGCGTATGAAAATGTATTGAAAGATTACCGGAAACATTtgaaatactttcgaaacaattTTCGGTATACTAGCAAATGAGACAGTGGTCGTTAGCATAGTCGGCGACTATGGCATTAGTCTCATGATTCAGTCAACGTATGTGCGAGTCCCAATTAGGAGGTATTCTTATGGCGTTTTTGGTTGACATTGCAACGGAGTCAACGGACCCCAACtactgtcagttcatacattttgacagcttcAAGCAAAAATTGACGCTTCGAGACAAGTTGCAAGTTTCCGCTCCGCGATTGCTTCTCGTTTTTAGGTTTATTTTACGTGTTTCGGACGTCCGTTTTCTCTCCAGGTGACGGGACGTGTGTGGCGAGCGGATTTCGGTTTCTGTTTTGTCCAAGTTGAGGAAATTACCGTTTTTCAGCAGCAGGTTTCGGTGAATTCAGTCGTGTCGGTCTTCCGCGTCTCTCGCGCTTGTCTGTATTTGTGTCACATCACTGCAATGCAGCAGTAGACATATTAATGTTGTTGGCGTCGTGTTGCTATCACAACCACCATAATGAAGGAAGACTACCAGCATAATATCTGCGGCcaacagaaaaaaagaagaaattcGCGAAGAAGAAATTTTCTGGCATAGGATGGGTTTGCTGCGACGGATGTGGCTTATAGTCTCACACTGTATGTGCACGGATTGGCGAGGTATGTCAAACGTGGAGAACTACTTCtatttttgcgaaaaatgcGGCATCGTTGGCAGTTTGCTCTCTAAAACTAACGCAGTTGTTGAGCAAAACCGAAACGAGGAGGCCCAAAAGCGAATAGACGAGCTTGCGAGTGTTGGCGCTAATCTGGAAGCAGAACTAGCATTGCTTCAACGCGACGTGAAGAAACAACGAAATCGACTGCAGATAGATTTCCTTGGCATTCACAATCACAATCCCTACTATCCTGGTAGCTTTCGACAGCGGAGATCTGAAAACAACAGTACTCAGACGCTACTTCGAGAAGCATACGGAAGCGAAACTGTGCAATCTGAAATCAGCAGCACTACTCGAATACCGCTTTACAGTTAACGAAATGATGTCATTACAAACTTTTCACGTCCGTAATCTAACTTTGAGGCTAAAACAGCGACGAGCTGCCCAGCTTGTATTCGTGCGCAATGCTCATGTCTCCGTTAAGCTTCCCGGTCAAAAGAGTTATGTACCTGTTGAGGATTCTGGCTCACCGCTCCGACTCGTCAACAGTTGCGCGGATACACTCCATGATGAATCATCCGTATTTTTTGATGCTGTGTTTGCTGAAACTATAAACAAAAACCATGTTGAACAACTACTTTACCAATCTCAGAATCGGATACCTCAACGTTCGTGGACTAGAGGCCCACGGGGAGGAAGTAACGCTGCTTCTACATAAGACTAAATATCATCTCTTTGATGTTTCCGAAACAAAGCTGAAATCGTCAGCTCCAATGGAACCCATCCGTGTTCCAGGGTACAACTTCATCAGAAACTCTCTACCGTCTAGAAGAGGTCGCGGTAGCAATTATGTGCCAGAATTGGAGCCTAAATGCACAAAGGACTGAAAGAAAGTTCTCCAACCTGCGCTCAATGCAGATGTCCACATGTCGCAACGGTTCGAGTACTTGGCGATCCAGGTTAAAATAAACGAGCTCAACACCGGCCTTGGTATCATGTACAATCCTATAGTGCCCAACCGAAACTTCCCACAAGAATACGAAAGTTATCTTCGATATCCAGGAACTTGTTTTGACAGACTGTTTGTTTTAGGAGATTTCAATATAAACGTAAAATCGACGCAACACAGCCGAAAATTTCGTGGCTGTGGCGGATACATGATGCATTCAACCTCTCCATTCTACTAACAACACCAACAAGAATAGCTGAAAGAAGCTCTACAATCATACCTAATTACCGACAGCTAAGTTTCCATCCCCGCTGCCAAAACTAGTACCATCAGCATCTCAGACCACGAAACCATCTACCTAAAATCAGATGTTCGAATCCAAAGAGCAGCATCCTAGCATACCAGACTCAAAGATTTCCGGAATGCTAAAATAATTAGCCTTCAAGCAGGTTTCCAAGTGCATCGTCAGGCTATGAATACCGTTGATATCGATACAAAAACGCAGCTGCAAAATCCCATGCGGCGACATGTTCCAGAACGGATGATCGAAGTGAAAGATGAACACCCTGGATTACATCTGAAATGGAACAAGCGATATCAGTAAGGAACCTTACGCATGCTCTGTATCTACGAAATCCAAATAGAAACAGAAATGACGACAACTGGAGAGACTACATAGCAAATACTTCTTGGAAAGTTTTTTAGAGACAAAAGCTTTGCCAAATTCTCGGGAATCACCACACTGGGGAGGTTCCGATTCAAAGTCGATACCAACTTCAAAACCGAactaagggtgcttacagagtggcggcgagaagctgagctggggctggaactgacattagagtgcgagatgcgagaaacctgcttactgcaaaccaaaggaaggatgtcagagtgaaagcggagcggatcggcgccgactgcctgcGTTTACTCTGACAtgctccatttgatatgctgcgagcaggtttctcgcatctcgcatcatACTGTCAGTACAAGCgcctgctcagcttctcgcggccattctgtaagcaccctaagacGCTTAAATCTGACAGAAGCCAACCGTGTGAccccaaaaacaaaaacaacaccATTATGTTCATTAGAGGGTTCCCCGCAAGCTTCGAGGAGGAGAAAATTATAAAGAACACAGAAGCGGAACAACGGGTAATGAAGATTCAGTGAATCGAGAGATGTTATGACGAACTCTAGGAGACCGTGAACAGTTGAAGGAGCACACTTGCCAAAATACGTTAAGAGTTTCGGCTACAGTACAGGCCTGTACATCTTCCCAATATACCAATGCAAAAACTGCTGCTGATCCAGTCATGGAGTGCAGCTCTGCACAGCCTGAGCAATTTGTGCTGTCTGTGGAAGTAATCACCCAACCGCGGATTGCAACACGAATGCTAAATGCCCGAACTGCAAACTTCAACACGAAGCAAGTGACCCTAAGTACCCGAAAAGACAAAGACACATCCAAACACCGAAAAGAATGAGGAAGAGACAAATACGACCGTTCGTTCTGGCGGAAACTCATTCCAGAAGTTGCAAAATGGAACAATTTCCTGGAGGATTTGGGAGAAGAAGATAATTCCCAAGGCTCGGAGCAAACACCCGTATATAGCCCTCCAGAGGATACGGATCCCAACACAGCAGGCGAACTCAAGGCACAGGGAGACAAGACGCGAAAGACTGGAAACACCCATACTCAGCGAAGCTGAACACCGACGTAACCACGTGGTACCCAGCACAGCTTGCACGAACGAGATGTGAATAGCATGGCTGCCAGAAGAATCCCTCACAGAATCAAAATCTAAACGCTGAGTAAGCGACCTTAGAAACCTACTTAGATATCACAAAGAATACAACAGGTAGAGTCTGAATTGGGTAGAGATCATCTGCTGGCCGAGATAGGTAAAGATCGATAATTGAAGGCCAACCGCATCCTGAAGAAGAATCCACGAGAACCAACACAGGCCGCTACAGTGGCGAAAATTATGCAGTTTTCGTCCCCTCGAAATACGCAAAGAGCTCAATCACGTCCTCATGGATAATTCAGTAACCGTGGCACTGCTGCAAGAAATTTCGCTGAAGAAGGAAGAACCGTTCAGATTGACACTTTAGATTGGTGTTCGCCTGGCAGAATCAGGGCTACGGGTGAGTAGATATTCTGTTGGACGAATCACTGGACTATGAAACGCTTCAGTTCGAGAACGTCTTACCTGTTGAAACGATAGATATCAAGCTAACAAAAGGCTTCTCGCTACTCACACTGATCTCGTCGTTGTTTCATTGCCCCAGATGTAATgatgtgcgttcatgtcgcctcTAATGACGATCTTCCGGAAGGATGGAAGAGAGTGGAATATTTTAAAGACGTCATCCTCGAACGTTGCATTTGGAATCGATGGACTAACGTATATTGATACTTCGGAAATGTCGATAAAAGCTATCCCTATTGCTACGACTTACGTGAAGTCGGACGAAGTAGGTAGTTTCACTGGGTAATGattgaaacaatttttaatcAATATGGCTGCTACTTCGTACCTGGCACAACGAGAATTTAGTATTTGGTGATATCCTGCGATGCGGTATTTTGTTGATGTTACTAGGTGTTTTTGTCTCCATGTTTCAGACAACAGTTCTTTAATTTCTGTAGGTAGTTCTCGCTCAACGCACATCGTATAGATTTTCATCATCTGCTCTTGAAAACGAAGGCGCACCAGTTCAGTGGTCTTGTCGGTGATTTCCTTGATTATTTTTGCCATATTCTTGTCTGTGGTTTTATAAGGGTTATTCAAACAAACTCCGttttttcggattttttttcaaattccccCTTAGCTGAGTCATTATTCGACTTGGGTCGTTTAGTTCCTTTCTGTTTT carries:
- the LOC131689843 gene encoding zinc finger protein 436-like isoform X2, producing the protein MNICRTCMANTKAELVPIFSKLEGEFIANVIVDCSSVTIIEDDGLPAFVCTECLLNIKQILVFAKKARESDQKLRQLFKSEVSLTDFEKQEPNEAGERRESDWFDVLVTPIKTEETAASEHAYGSSQEVGNESEFEDFDDGNDSDWVNNDEMDSDDDLPLAKSIIKAKRKSVKSAKSEQDNEVKQVRPTKKKRPVKIDSDEDDDDDDDENFPEDDILDEKEQEMFELVVIDPARHICCLCSYDFDTRDELEAHGKAAHEKKKRISKINKPFFCQVCYKRYCSEDALQDHHIVAAGLASKKFYQCKLCPVRFHSAKRRRNHAHNHPKSTLVEEHSDTKNKRPPICCGPNCYRECESVDELYKHGMKVHGSKKRSVVDPALPHECPICFKCFETKKSLARHRNRILTSDLHQCTMCGKQLKSRNSLVIHERKHRDERPYSCEMCAKRFPTMQALKWHQLVHKEDKPFGCNICGWSFKRECNLKIHMLTHSDTLPFKCTVCQKSFKGKYHLQYHMRIHTGHKPWPCRYCDKSFADHANRARHEISHTGIKPYKCSYCDKSFIRRRYQIEHESTHTGIKPYRCEMCNRTFGQKTALKRHLDMHPLASENQKSLEQPSPMSEIQPMSPELPSASVTSQAISHIPNSAAMMPAPNSYDIQQM